Proteins encoded together in one Streptomyces umbrinus window:
- a CDS encoding FadR/GntR family transcriptional regulator produces MTPYARRGVHGQTVELLARRILGGEIPEGATLDLVALQSELDVSLTALRESLKVLAAKGMVDARQRRGTFVRTRAEWNLLDADVLRWQFEGGRTNASDRALLHNLAEVRAIIEPAAVRLAAERRTDEDLAALDGALAAMGEHDHDAAHAVEADLAFHRALLNATHNELLERMEMVIESGLAHRDRIVHSSPHSEDPVPAHRAVLDAVRDRDPGAAEAAMRALLDQAGRDLDRVGDSEEAEGSRSQ; encoded by the coding sequence ATGACGCCCTATGCCCGTCGCGGCGTGCACGGCCAGACCGTGGAACTCCTCGCCCGCCGCATCCTGGGCGGTGAGATCCCCGAGGGGGCCACGCTGGACCTGGTGGCGCTGCAGAGCGAGCTGGACGTGAGCCTGACCGCGCTGCGCGAGTCGCTCAAGGTGCTCGCCGCCAAGGGAATGGTCGACGCCCGCCAGCGGCGCGGCACCTTCGTGCGCACCCGCGCCGAGTGGAACCTGCTCGACGCCGACGTGCTGCGCTGGCAGTTCGAGGGCGGCCGCACCAACGCCTCCGACCGGGCGCTGCTGCACAACCTCGCCGAAGTACGCGCCATCATCGAACCCGCCGCCGTGCGCCTGGCCGCCGAGCGCCGCACCGACGAGGACCTGGCCGCCCTGGACGGCGCCCTGGCGGCGATGGGGGAGCACGACCACGACGCCGCCCACGCCGTCGAGGCCGACCTCGCCTTCCACCGAGCCCTGCTCAACGCCACCCACAACGAACTCCTCGAACGCATGGAGATGGTCATCGAGTCGGGCCTGGCCCACCGCGACCGCATCGTGCACAGCTCCCCGCACAGCGAGGACCCGGTCCCGGCCCACCGCGCCGTCCTGGATGCCGTACGCGACCGGGACCCGGGGGCCGCCGAGGCGGCGATGCGTGCCCTGCTCGACCAGGCCGGCCGCGATCTGGACCGCGTCGGTGACTCCGAAGAAGCGGAAGGCTCCCGGTCTCAGTGA
- a CDS encoding SDR family NAD(P)-dependent oxidoreductase gives MEQSARRHGARFTGRTAVVTGAASGIGAATAARLAEEGAAVVIADLAEEQGEAVATRITKAGGVARFVRADVAEDDDWTRILTAAHDFGPVDVLVSNAYTVEVAPAHTMSLASWQRQLAVNLTGGFLGFRTVLPDLRDRRGAVVLTSSVHAHKGIPGHPAYAASKGALLSLCGQLAVEYGPEVRVNAVVPGPILTAAWDRVPPEERERSIAETAVRRFGSPEEVAAAIAFLSADEASYITGTSLVVDGGWSVVKASA, from the coding sequence ATGGAGCAGTCCGCACGACGGCACGGCGCCCGTTTCACCGGCCGCACGGCCGTGGTCACCGGAGCGGCCTCAGGCATCGGAGCCGCCACGGCCGCACGCCTCGCCGAGGAGGGAGCCGCCGTCGTGATCGCCGACCTCGCCGAGGAACAGGGCGAGGCCGTCGCCACGCGGATCACCAAGGCCGGCGGCGTCGCCAGGTTCGTAAGAGCCGACGTGGCCGAGGACGACGACTGGACGCGGATCCTCACCGCCGCCCACGACTTCGGGCCCGTGGACGTCCTCGTCAGCAACGCCTACACCGTCGAGGTGGCACCGGCCCACACGATGTCCCTCGCCTCGTGGCAGAGACAGCTCGCCGTCAACCTCACCGGCGGCTTCCTCGGCTTCCGGACCGTCCTGCCCGATCTGCGGGACCGCCGCGGAGCCGTCGTACTGACCTCGTCCGTCCACGCCCACAAGGGCATCCCCGGCCATCCCGCCTACGCCGCCTCCAAGGGCGCCCTGCTCTCCCTGTGCGGCCAACTCGCCGTCGAATACGGTCCCGAGGTACGCGTCAACGCCGTCGTCCCGGGCCCGATCCTGACCGCCGCCTGGGACAGGGTCCCGCCCGAGGAACGGGAACGCAGCATCGCCGAGACCGCGGTGCGCCGCTTCGGCTCACCCGAGGAGGTCGCCGCGGCCATCGCGTTCCTCAGCGCCGACGAAGCCTCCTACATCACCGGGACGAGTCTCGTCGTGGACGGCGGCTGGAGCGTCGTCAAGGCCTCCGCATGA